A single Triticum dicoccoides isolate Atlit2015 ecotype Zavitan chromosome 2A, WEW_v2.0, whole genome shotgun sequence DNA region contains:
- the LOC119354893 gene encoding 70 kDa peptidyl-prolyl isomerase-like → MAAVEDETLRAFEEEDDAMMNEPDGEPMDDEEEADSPATMKVGEEKEIGKQGLKKKLVKEGEGWERPETGDEVEVHYTGTLLDGAKFDSSRDRGTPFKFKLGQGQVIKGWDQGIKTMKKGENAVLTIPPDLAYGEAGSPPTIPPNATLRFDVELLSWASVKDICKDGGIFKKVLVEGQKWENPKDLDEVTVKYEARLEDGSVVSKSEGIEFAVKDGYFCPALSKAVKTMKKGEKVLLTVKPQYGFGEQGRPASEVEGAVPPNSTLHIDLELVSWKTVTLIGEDKRILKKVLTEGAGYERPNDGAVVSVRLIGKLDDGTVFTKKGHEGDEPFEFRTDEEQVIEGLDTTVLTMKKGEVASARIPPEHAFGSTETKLDLAVVPPNSTVFYEVEIVSFDKEKESWDLKSNAEKIEAAAKKKDEGNAWFKMGKYAKASKRYEKAAKYIEYDSSFSEDEKKQSKAVKISIKLNNAACKLKLKDYKEAEKLCTKVLELESTNVKALYRRAQAYTELVDLELAELDIKKALEIDPDNREVKVAYKALKDKLREYNKRDAKFYGNMFAKWRKTENAAGKQDAQPMAIDSTA, encoded by the exons ATGGCCGCCGTGGAGGATGAGACGCTGAGGGCGTTCGAAGAGGAGGACGACGCCATGATGAATGAGCCGGACGGCGAGCCcatggacgacgaggaggaggccgactccCCGGCGACGATGAAGGTCGGCGAGGAGAAGGAGATCGGGAAGCAGGGGCTGAAGAAGAAGCTCGTCAAGGAGGGCGAGGGCTGGGAACGGCCCGAAACCGGCGACGAGGTCGAAG TGCACTACACGGGCACTCTCCTCGACGGGGCCAAGTTCGATTCGAGCCGAGACCGCGGGACTCCCTTCAAGTTCAAGCTCGGGCAGGGGCAGGTGATCAAGGGATGGGACCAGGGCAtcaagaccatgaagaaaggcgagaACGCCGTCCTCACCATCCCGCCGGACCTCGCGTACGGCGAGGCGGGCTCCCCGCCCACGATCCCGCCCAACGCGACGCTCCGGTTCGACGTCGAGCTCCTCTCGTGGGCCAGCGTCAAGGACATCTGCAAGGACGGCGGCATCTTCAAGAAGGTCCTCGTCGAGGGTCAGAAATGGGAGAATCCCAAGGATCTGGACGAAGTTACTG TCAAGTACGAGGCCAGACTCGAGGATGGATCGGTCGTGTCCAAGTCAGAGGGTATTGAATTCGCAGTGAAGGATG GTTACTTCTGCCCGGCACTTTCCAAAGCCGTCAAGACCATGAAGAAGGGCGAGAAGGTCCTCCTGACCGTCAAGCCACAAT ATGGTTTTGGCGAGCAAGGAAGGCCGGCTTCTGAAGTTGAAGGCGCCGTGCCCCCGAATTCCACATTGCACATCGATCTTGAGCTAGTCTCCTGGAAGACGGTCACCCTCATCGGTGAAGACAAGAGGATCTTGAAGAAGGTGCTCACGGAAGGAGCAGGCTACGAGCGCCCCAACGACGGGGCAGTTGTGAGTG TGAGGCTGATCGGCAAGTTGGACGACGGCACTGTGTTCACGAAGAAAGGACATGAAGGCGACGAACCATTCGAGTTCAGGACGGATGAGGAGCAGGTCATCGAAGGGCTGGACACGACGGTGCTCACCATGAAGAAAGGAGAGGTCGCGTCAGCTAGAATACCACCTGAACATGCGTTCGGATCCACCGAGACGAAGCTTGATCTTGCTGTGGTTCCTCCCAACTCCACCGTCTTCTATGAAGTGGAGATTGTTTCCTTCGACAAG GAGAAAGAATCTTGGGACTTGAAGAGTAATGCTGAGAAGATCGAAGCAGCTGCTAAAAAGAAAGATGAAGGAAATGCGTGGTTTAAGATGGGCAAGTACGCCAAGGCTTCCAAGAGATATGAGAAG GCTGCGAAGTACATTGAGTACGACAGCTCCTTCAGCGAGGATGAGAAGAAGCAATCCAAGGCAGTGAAGATcagcatcaagctaaacaacgcagCGTGCAAGCTGAAGCTAAAGGATTACAAAGAAGCAGAGAAGCTCTGCACCAAG GTTTTGGAACTGGAGAGCACAAACGTCAAGGCTCTGTACCGGAGGGCGCAGGCGTACACCGAGCTCGTGGATCTGGAGCTGGCAGAGCTAGATATCAAGAAGGCTCTGGAGATCGACCCAGACAACAG GGAGGTGAAGGTTGCGTACAAGGCGTTGAAGGACAAGCTGAGGGAGTACAACAAGAGGGACGCCAAGTTCTACGGTAACATGTTCGCCAAATGGAGGAAGACGGAGAACGCCGCCGGGAAGCAGGACGCACAGCCTATGGCCATCGACAGCACCGCGTGA